Below is a genomic region from Henckelia pumila isolate YLH828 chromosome 3, ASM3356847v2, whole genome shotgun sequence.
aatcgtgaaatctatatcaattatattaatactggaaaaatatggaaccgaaaagacatagaagatattgatgagatattttcttataatgtggcttgtgacatcataaatgaaaatgaggatcctgaaccaaaattttttggtgaatgtaaaactcgtcatgattgggctaaatggaaagatgccatccatgttgaattggattcgctgaataaacgtaatgtttttggacctatagtcctcacatcTGAAGGTGTAAAATCTATTGAATACAAATAGGTTTTTATttgaaagcgaaatgagaaaaatgaaatagtcagatataaagctagacttgttgcacaaggtttttctcaaaggcctggaattgattatgaagaaacgtattctcctgttatggatgcaattacgtttcgatatctgattagtttggcagtgtctgaaaatttggaaatgtgtcttataaatgttgttacagcttacttatacggatcacttgatagtgatatatacatgaaaatccctgaaggatttaagatgcctgaagcacaaagttcaaaacccagagaattttattctgtaaaattgcaaagatcattatatgggttgaagcaatcaggccgaatgtggtataatcggctaagtgatcaATTGATGAAaaaggatatgtaaatgatccaatatgcccttgtgttttcatcaagaaaacaacatccggatatgtaattattgctgtatatgttgatgatttaaacatcattggaacgaataaagaaattcaagaagttatgatatACTTGAAAGAATaatttgaaatgaaggatcttggaaaaaccaagtactgtctggttttgcaaatcgaacaaaaagaatgtggaatttttgttcacaaggcaaattatacagaaaagatccttaaacgttttaatatagataaatcaaatccattaagtactccaatggttgtaagatcattaaacatagaaaaagatccattccgtccatgtgaggatgatgaagttattcttggtccagaagtagcatatctaagtgccattggtgcttttatgtatcttgcaaattgcactagacctgatatatcttttgctgtaaatttattggtaagattcagttcatatccaataaagaggcactggaacggaattaaacatatattccgtatctacgaggaacgacagatttgggacttttgtactcaaaagacaccaatcaaagtatcattggttatgctgatgctggatatttatctgatccacataaggcacgttcccaaaccggatatgtatttactcgtggaggcaccgcaatttcttggcgttcacagaaataaacactcgtaacaacttcatcaaatcacgccgagattattgcattacatgaagcaagtcgtgaatgtgtgtggttaaaatcaatgacacaacatatccaaacttcttgtggattatcagtagacaagaagcctgtgacgttgtatgaagacaatgctgcatgtatttctcaaatgaaagaatgatacatcaaaagtgatagaaccaaacatatcccccaaagttctttgcctacactcaagagcttgagaaaaataaagatattgatatctgttacattcaatcaagtgaaaactcatcagatctcttcacaaaggcacttcccacgacgatattcagaaagcatatatacaacattgggatgcgcaatctacggaatatgtgaagaatcactcatattaacatgagggggagtttacgtggctgcactcttttttccttgctatggtttttatcccactgggtttttcctagtaaggtttttaacgaggcagcataaaacacgtaataaagacaatcatcatatgacgatcatcatcacaagggggagtgttgaaaatatattatattatattagaattgttgaaaattgagttgtattattttgaaaattagtgtgtgatgatgtagatgatgctgatttaatttttggactaatctcccattgagatctataaataggtctctctatttgtgtagaaaaacataatttaagagaataaatttaaagtgtggagtttgagaatattttcagtttttgagttttataaattttacttttcacaacaAATATGAGTTTTTTGTATAATAACGGTAAAGTTCGATTcgcaaataaaaaatatgatgaatagtacataaatatacaaaaaaatatatattacataaataacaaatcaacaaatatttgaaataatgacaaatacttaaaatttcAATATTGATCCAAATGCAGAAACCGTTTCTGTTTTAGCTAGGACAGCACtttcttcttcatcttctttaattttcatGAATGGTGGATTGCCTCAATGGCTATCAGATGTTGTAATTTTGGATTCTCTGAATTAATATCAGCAtgttttctttttcaaaaaaaaaaaaaaaaaaaagaaagaaaccgtTTCTGTTTTCTTTAATAATgaataaaacatttttttttgagggaataaataaaacattttaAAAGACTAACTTATTCCACTTTTTTAAGTTACGACTTTTGTCTCCAAACTCACTAGTCATTACGTTTTAActtattatgaaatttttaaatttccttcaaaTGTCTCCTGATGTTTTCATATATTACATCTAAAATCtaatctaaattttttataataactTTTTTGAGAAACGCACAAAAGAATGCCCAattctttttcaaaaaaacctGTGCAAAACTTGTTACCGATATAAAAAAACGATTGGCCAGTGTCCTCTACGGCACCTACGTTTTCATACTAGCATCTTTGACACTCGAATTGTGTATTTATAGAGTCTATTTTTTCTTAACGAAAACAAAAACGATtaaaaaatacaacattttttatTTGTGCACGAAATAAcacattatttaaaaaaatgaaaaaacaacataacaaaaccaagaaaatgaaaaaataacaaaaagaaaatggaaaaagaaGGCCACACCAACCGTACAAACACTTTTCTCTCTTTTAGGCTCATTCTTAACAGAGAGTATAGAGTAGAtggatataattttttgttattgTTAAGCTAGTGAAGGTTGTGTGTTAAAAAATTGATCTCAAACCTGATCTTTTCTCAGAGTTGGCATAATAACCGGTATAGAATGGCGTAATACTACAAAAAAGTAGGTTCAAAACTAAATAAGCCTCCATCATTAGGTCAAAACCATAATTTCATCACACCATTTATGAGATATAGCAGTCAAAAAGATGATTCAAAAGTTGGACACAAGCGTTCTTCAAAAACCATTCCATCAAAGGACGGACACATCCGTGAGCTCTCGCAACTCCAAGGATCAGCGATACTACAAAAGATTCAGTAAATAAAAAGAAATCAATGGAAAACTTAAGTAGATATTTGATCAGTTAGACACAAGAGGCATGGACAGTTGAGTTCGAATCACGATTGAAATAGGAACCGGAACCATATCTTGGGTTCGGCTCTAGACCTGGAACTAAAACTAATGGGATAACAGTTCGAATTCAGTTTGCAGTAACAGAAACTTGGAACCAAAATCGCGTGGGGTCGTAACTGATCTTAAGTATTTACGATCCCAAATATACATAAGCAActcaaattttataatttcaaatttgCCTAATTTgtataaattaaattcaagcCCCACTTTTATTTCTTACTTCAATTGAGAATGATgagattaatatatattattctgTAACGTAGATGTTGAAAAACTAAACGTATTCATTCGTTAGCTGTTGAGATGTAAAGGAGTAAATTTGGGCTAAGATCGATTCAACCATAACAGAATCAAAACTTGACCTTGTTAGAGAAAATTATCGGCATTAACCAGAAAAAAGAAATGCACTTAAAATACCTTGATGAAGCCAATTTCCTTAGCATTGCTGCGGAAGCACTGTCTGCAGCACATCAGCCCATACTTTCTAATTATCCCATGAGGATTCCCACAAACACGACTACcaaaaacaaaaacgaaaacACAATTCAATTTAACACCCAAGAATCAGCAGTAAGGATGAGAAATTTGTAGTGACTAGTGTTATAAAGGCTCCTGGAACTAAAAACTGCAAAGATTCGAACATCACAACTATACGTGAATGACACAAAGTCATACAAACAATCTTCTTTTTCACCAAAATTACCAGAATACTGATTCCTTGTGACAGAATATAGCCCAAAAGCTCAAAATGGGCCTACTGACACGATAAAGAAATCAATGGTTAGGAAGCAGCTACTACAACTTTTTTTCTAAGTGGGAAGGACATCCAGTTAACAGGGGGTTGAGACTTATCACAACTTGTATATAAAAATCTGAAGCAAGAAACATAtcgaatttaaaaaattaaatggaAACACAACGATCTAGCAACCAACAAGAATAACTGAGCTAGGGGGTAATAACGATTTGAGAGAAATAAGAGTAGTTTCCTCATAACACCAACACCCTGCCTCTCAATCTCTAGATGAAGATTCCGGGTCCAGTGAAAAACCACCTCTATAAGTAGACAAAAACTCAGGGAACAAAAAACAGTCTTAGATGTACCAAAAACAGCCACTAATATCCCAAATT
It encodes:
- the LOC140891492 gene encoding small ribosomal subunit protein uS14z/uS14y/uS14x, coding for MGHSNVWNSHPKTYGPGSRTCRVCGNPHGIIRKYGLMCCRQCFRSNAKEIGFIKYR